The Syngnathus scovelli strain Florida chromosome 13, RoL_Ssco_1.2, whole genome shotgun sequence genome has a window encoding:
- the ora5 gene encoding rhodopsin encodes MDTEELVESIIRALMFLAGIIGNNWLAISSIPSKRSAICTNDLLFINLAVSNLITNYLVDLPDTIADFAGRWFLGKAYCGIFRFCADLSETSSIFTTFFISAFWHQKLVGSLKRGGAPVKMDNVGLVMALLVGSWLTALAFSVPHFFFVSVEATNESGEDCIDVFPDAISRKTYEVFYLTLANALPLAGMLFASGQIVMTLLKNQQRIRCRNTELGKEKAHGERVAGPSAASSCTETANASGAPPKLSMVLSGKPNASSQVRAAKSVVAVASVFLVCWLTHLLLRITNNFHTSSLVVEVASYIAASYTCIIPYIFLHGVKKLICSCKR; translated from the coding sequence ATCATCGGGAACAACTGGTTGGCCATCAGCTCCATCCCTTCCAAGAGATCGGCTATCTGCACCAACGATCTTTTGTTCATCAATTTGGCAGTGTCCAACCTCATCACCAACTACCTGGTGGACCTTCCCGACACCATCGCCGACTTTGCTGGTCGCTGGTTCCTAGGCAAGGCCTACTGCGGCATCTTCCGCTTCTGTGCGGACCTGTCGGAGACCAGCAGCATCTTCACCACTTTCTTCATTAGCGCTTTCTGGCACCAGAAGCTGGTGGGCTCTCTAAAACGGGGTGGCGCCCCCGTGAAGATGGACAACGTGGGCCTGGTGATGGCCTTGCTGGTCGGCAGCTGGCTCACAGCTTTGGCTTTTAGCGTGCCGCATTTTTTCTTTGTGAGCGTGGAGGCGACCAACGAGAGCGGGGAAGACTGTATAGATGTCTTCCCGGATGCCATCTCCAGAAAAACCTATGAGGTGTTCTACCTGACGCTGGCCAACGCCCTTCCCCTTGCCGGGATGCTCTTCGCCAGCGGTCAGATCGTGATGACGTTGCTCAAGAACCAGCAGCGAATCCGGTGTCGCAACACCGAACTCGGCAAGGAGAAAGCTCACGGAGAGAGAGTTGCCGGGCCGAGCGCCGCCTCATCCTGCACAGAAACCGCCAACGCCTCCGGAGCTCCACCCaagctgtccatggtgctgtcgGGGAAGCCCAACGCCAGCTCTCAAGTGCGTGCGGCCAAAAGCGTGGTGGCGGTGGCCAGCGTTTTCCTGGTGTGCTGGTTGACTCATCTGCTGCTTCGCATCACCAATAACTTCCACACCTCCTcgctggtggtggaggtggcCAGCTACATCGCGGCCTCCTACACCTGCATCATACCATACATATTCCTGCACGGAGTCAAAAAGCTCATATGCTCATGCAagagatag